The Brassica napus cultivar Da-Ae chromosome C7, Da-Ae, whole genome shotgun sequence genome has a segment encoding these proteins:
- the BNAA06G30740D gene encoding uncharacterized protein BNAA06G30740D isoform X1, with product MGRWVRPEVYPLLGAMGFVTSMVVFQLTRNALLNPDCRSSKEEDDSELKTVLECVSVAFTTWSDSREIVTLNCDVDIQSAPRKLVETNPAASSGPERTASQDSKTVIDMDIHLHKIGGKALLKKEAKDEHDGPGEPTGKWKERLLFEQER from the exons ATGGGGCGTTGGGTGAGACCTGAG gtGTACCCTCTTCTCGGAGCAATGGGATTTGTAACATCTATGGTTGTGTTTCAACTCACAAGGAATGCATTATTAAACCCTGATTGCAG GTcttcaaaagaagaagatgacagcGAACTCAAGACGGTGCTTGAATGCGTCAGTGTAGCTTTCACGACATGGTCGGACAGCAGAGAAATAGTCACCTTAAATTGTGACGTTGACATCCAATCCGCACCTCGGAAACTCGTCGAAACGAATCCCGCTGCATCTTCAGGTCCCGAACGGACCGCTTCACAAGATAGCAAGACGGTTATAGATATGGACATACACCTCCACAAGATTGGAGGGAAAGCACTCCTTAAAAAGGAAGCAAAGGATGAACATGATGGTCCCGGTGAACCCACCGGTAAATGGAAAGAAAGGCTACTCTTCGAACAAGAAAGATGA
- the BNAA06G30740D gene encoding uncharacterized protein BNAA06G30740D isoform X2, whose amino-acid sequence MGRWVRPEVYPLLGAMGFVTSMVVFQLTRNALLNPDCRISKENRKMGILENEDEGEKYAQHNLRKYLRTRPPQVMPSLNRFFSEEDN is encoded by the exons ATGGGGCGTTGGGTGAGACCTGAG gtGTACCCTCTTCTCGGAGCAATGGGATTTGTAACATCTATGGTTGTGTTTCAACTCACAAGGAATGCATTATTAAACCCTGATTGCAG GATAAGTAAAGAGAACAGAAAAATGGGAATTCTGGAAAATGAAGATGAAGGAGAAAAATATGCACAACACAATCTTCGCAAGTATTTGAGGACCCGTCCACCTCAAGTTATGCCTTCTCTCAACCGTTTCTTCTCTGAAGAGGACAACTAA
- the LOC106411167 gene encoding probable mediator of RNA polymerase II transcription subunit 15c isoform X2: MEGNSNWKPNQPGGDSLASNNANDWRSQLPPDMRKKLILAIVEKVKIYCPTRHPNDIKNTAFSFEGKIYAAATDKDDYMRTIKGNIMNFDRKFRMQSGSSVNGTNTPAPAAQALNQVQSVPTSLPYTQTPTSQQWLPQNNNNIQRNLNIFESSGLPNQVSSAAQNLNIQMGEGVHSNLLPGSQRHVHGREQHLPQQPQSSNYFQNQMDQQLLKEEVQPSYMQQQHHQPTLLKQPIQQSFPQPSALSSLPPSGQQNSQFLSRQNQFPTQRVHSSHHQQQMHVPSQEQKRQEREQLTSHLMNGQDTQQNHLTSQQNNGEQQRAFRVFSSQQNNIASFQERPQQNNNIKNLHQQQRLYSHSNNASALPSQQQQHNVHVSSSLGAQGQEVGQSQQMIHQKYQPQHTMHQTQNRISQQPLDDTQRFQASGSLLQTQQNQPYQLQRTSPANTSTSQDSTGQTVNASGGGDWQEETYQKIKALKEKYILVVSALFQKLSNKLREIDAHPQQKIQHGHMEKLRATKATLKLVLVFLNVPRNAITESHREKFSIYEEQLLRFVKHNQTVTRRPMQQQQQVHLPPPQTHQTPLQSQSGHQVFHVPQSSTVSNLTTSHTAMPHSSQTRPTMEPKEETNIMTLPASNPQPSMFQQKQFHHLPMQQRQQQQPQTNHQQLHMPKIEMNDVRMSQRVNNKAGLRQRHLAKPLSSPQLVDQQILPPTFNKNGTSSQSGGSPFVAPSFAPSPNLGDPENPISVESPSSHDYQLQPAAQEQPQEPHAERPIDRLIKAFQSSSPESLAQSISEMSSVISLTDRLAGSVQSIGGSRARVPQDLSERTRLRLQRGETNPTNKRFKRSITTQPIDITSETESYKQFSSLESEVDSTASSGSKANKIEPGLALLQEIMEVNGRLVETMVSICSEDVGPSEVTTGTIVMCSYAPVALCDTFQALYKSGHVSQIQPLRLLVPDNYPHSPILIENIPFDSSVNKHEDLSARTRSRFGLSMKEFSEPMSLTEIAQAWDACARATMAEYAERHGEGTFSSKYGHWEPVLRAS, translated from the exons ATGGAGGGGAATTCTAACTGGAAGCCTAACCAACCAGGCGGAGACTCGCTTGCGAGTAACAATGCCAATGATTGGAGATCACAGCTTCCGCCTGATATGAGGAAGAAGCTTATTTTGGCAAT AGTGGAAAAGGTGAAGATATATTGTCCTACACGCCACCCAAATGACATTAAAAATACTGCCTTCTCATTTGAGGGAAAGATCTATGCAGCGGCTACAGATAAG GATGATTACATGCGGACAATTAAGGGAAACATAATGAATTTCGACAGAAAATTCAGAATGCAGTCTGGTTCATCAGTCAATGGAACTAATACTCCAGCTCCAG CAGCTCAAGCTCTGAATCAAGTGCAATCAGTTCCCACCTCGTTGCCATATACACAGACTCCAACAAGCCAACAGTGGTTAcctcaaaacaacaacaacatccaGAGAAATCTCAACATTTTTGAGTCTTCTGGTTTGCCTAATCAGGTCTCTTCTGCGGCTCAGAACCTAAACATTCAAATGGGTGAAGGAGTTCATTCGAATCTTCTTCCCGGTTCTCAAAGACATGTTCATGGAAGGGAACAGCATCTTCCTCAGCAGCCACAGAGTTCCAACTACTTCCAGAATCAAATGGATCAACAGCTCTTGAAAGAGGAAGTACAACCTTCATACATGCAGCAACAGCATCACCAGCCAACTCTGTTAAAACAACCTATTCAGCAGTCCTTTCCTCAACCTTCCGCTCTTTCTAGTCTACCACCATCAGGCCAACAAAACTCTCAGTTCTTGTCAAGACAAAATCAGTTTCCGACCCAGCGGGTCCATTCTAGTCACCATCAACAGCAGATGCATGTGCCATCTCAGGAACAGAAACGACAAGAACGAGAGCAACTCACTAGCCACCTGATGAATGGTCAAGACACGCAGCAGAATCATCTAACATCTCAACAAAACAATGGAGAGCAACAAAGAGCTTTTAGAGTATTTTCATCCCAGCAGAACAATATTGCTAGCTTTCAAGAAAGGCCACAACAGAATAACAACATCAAAAACCTGCACCAGCAACAACGCCTTTATTCTCACAGTAATAATGCTTCAGCCTTGCCCTCACAACAGCAGCAACATAATGTGCATGTATCAAGTTCTTTGGGGGCTCAAGGCCAAGAGGTGGGACAATCTCAACAAATGATACACCAAAAATACCAACCACAACATACTATGCACCAGACTCAAAACAGAATCTCACAGCAACCTTTAGATGATACACAAAGGTTTCAAGCATCAGGTTCTTTGCTCCAGACCCAACAGAATCAGCCATATCAATTACAGAGAACCTCTCCAGCAAACACATCTA catcTCAAGATTCTACAGGCCAGACGGTAAATGCTAGTGGTGGTGGTGACTGGCAGGAGGAGACCTATCAGAAG ATAAAAGCCCTCAAGGAGAAGTATATACTTGTAGTTAGTGCACTGTTCCAAAAATTATCTAATAAATTGCGAGAG ATCGATGCTCATCCTCAACAAAAGATCCAACATGGCCATATGGAAAAGCTAAGGGCGACCAAAGCAACGTTGAAACTAGTTCTTGTGTTCTTAAATGTCCCCAGGAATGCTATTACAGAGAGTCACAGAGAAAAGTTTAGTATCTATGAGGAACAGTTATTGAGGTTCGTTAAGCATAACCAGACCGTGACTAGGAGGCCAatgcagcagcaacaacaagtGCATCTCCCTCCTCCTCAGACACATCAAACACCATTACAATCCCAAAGTGGTCATCAAGTCTTCCATGTGCCGCAGTCGTCTACAGTATCTAACCTTACCACCTCACATACAGCAATGCCTCATTCGTCGCAGACAAGGCCTACGATGGAACCAAAAGAGGAGACCAACATTATGACGTTACCTGCAAGTAATCCTCAGCCTAGTATGTTTCAGCAGAAGCAGTTTCATCATCTCCCTATGCAACAAAGGCAGCAGCAACAACCACAAACGAACCATCAGCAGCTTCATATGCCTAAAATTGAGATGAATGATGTGAGGATGAGTCAAAGGGTCAACAACAAAGCTGGTTTGCGTCAGCGCCACCTTGCAAAGCCACTGTCTTCTCCTCAGTTGGTGGACCAGCAGATTCTTCCCCCAACATTCAACAAAAATGGAACCTCATCACAGTCTGGTGGCTCTCCCTTTGTTGCACCTTCCTTTGCTCCATCTCCAAATCTTGGTGATCCTGAAAACCCTATATCCGTTGAGTCACCTTCCTCACATGATTACCAACTCCAACCAGCAGCTCAGGAGCAACCTCAGGAGCCACACGCAGAACGGCCTATTGATCGTCTGATAAAAGCT TTTCAATCATCATCACCGGAGTCCTTGGCACAGTCGATTAGTGAGATGAGCTCTGTCATCAGTTTGACAGATAGGCTTGCTGGTTCTGTCCAGTCCATCGGAGGATCTAGAGCTCGTGTACCTCAGGATTTGAGTGAGAGGACAAGGTTGCGTTTGCAACGAGGAGAAACCAATCCTACTAATAAGAGATTCAAGCGGTCAATCACCACTCAGCCTATAGATATCACATCAGAAACTGAAAGCTACAAACAGTTCAGTAGCTTGGAGTCTGAAGTTGACTCCACTGCATCATCTGGCTCAAAAGCTAACAAGATTGAG CCTGGCTTGGCCCTCTTGCAAGAGATCATGGAAGTAAATGGGAGACTTGTAGAGACAATGGTAAGCATATGCAGTGAAGATGTTGGTCCAAGTGAAGTTACTACAGGAACAATAGTCATGTGTTCTTATGCCCCTGTGGCTCTCTGTGACACATTCCAAGCTCTTTACAAGTCAGGACATGTA TCACAGATTCAGCCGTTACGCTTACTAGTTCCTGACAACTACCCACATTCACCAATTCTTATTGAAAACATCCCCTTTGACTCTAG TGTAAACAAACATGAGGATTTGTCCGCGAGAACAAGATCAAGGTTTGGTTTGTCTATGAAGGAGTTTTCAGAACCGATGTCTTTAACTGAAATAGCTCAAGCTTGGGATGCTTGTGCGAGAGCGACGATGGCCGAGTACGCTGAGAGGCATGGTGAAGGCACTTTCAGCTCCAAGTATGGTCATTGGGAACCTGTTTTGAGAGCTTCATGA
- the LOC106411167 gene encoding probable mediator of RNA polymerase II transcription subunit 15c isoform X1, whose protein sequence is MDLPPTTISPTVSLDLMEGNSNWKPNQPGGDSLASNNANDWRSQLPPDMRKKLILAIVEKVKIYCPTRHPNDIKNTAFSFEGKIYAAATDKDDYMRTIKGNIMNFDRKFRMQSGSSVNGTNTPAPAAQALNQVQSVPTSLPYTQTPTSQQWLPQNNNNIQRNLNIFESSGLPNQVSSAAQNLNIQMGEGVHSNLLPGSQRHVHGREQHLPQQPQSSNYFQNQMDQQLLKEEVQPSYMQQQHHQPTLLKQPIQQSFPQPSALSSLPPSGQQNSQFLSRQNQFPTQRVHSSHHQQQMHVPSQEQKRQEREQLTSHLMNGQDTQQNHLTSQQNNGEQQRAFRVFSSQQNNIASFQERPQQNNNIKNLHQQQRLYSHSNNASALPSQQQQHNVHVSSSLGAQGQEVGQSQQMIHQKYQPQHTMHQTQNRISQQPLDDTQRFQASGSLLQTQQNQPYQLQRTSPANTSTSQDSTGQTVNASGGGDWQEETYQKIKALKEKYILVVSALFQKLSNKLREIDAHPQQKIQHGHMEKLRATKATLKLVLVFLNVPRNAITESHREKFSIYEEQLLRFVKHNQTVTRRPMQQQQQVHLPPPQTHQTPLQSQSGHQVFHVPQSSTVSNLTTSHTAMPHSSQTRPTMEPKEETNIMTLPASNPQPSMFQQKQFHHLPMQQRQQQQPQTNHQQLHMPKIEMNDVRMSQRVNNKAGLRQRHLAKPLSSPQLVDQQILPPTFNKNGTSSQSGGSPFVAPSFAPSPNLGDPENPISVESPSSHDYQLQPAAQEQPQEPHAERPIDRLIKAFQSSSPESLAQSISEMSSVISLTDRLAGSVQSIGGSRARVPQDLSERTRLRLQRGETNPTNKRFKRSITTQPIDITSETESYKQFSSLESEVDSTASSGSKANKIEPGLALLQEIMEVNGRLVETMVSICSEDVGPSEVTTGTIVMCSYAPVALCDTFQALYKSGHVSQIQPLRLLVPDNYPHSPILIENIPFDSSVNKHEDLSARTRSRFGLSMKEFSEPMSLTEIAQAWDACARATMAEYAERHGEGTFSSKYGHWEPVLRAS, encoded by the exons ATGGATCTTCCTCCTACTACGATCTCTCCGACGGTCTC GCTAGACTTGATGGAGGGGAATTCTAACTGGAAGCCTAACCAACCAGGCGGAGACTCGCTTGCGAGTAACAATGCCAATGATTGGAGATCACAGCTTCCGCCTGATATGAGGAAGAAGCTTATTTTGGCAAT AGTGGAAAAGGTGAAGATATATTGTCCTACACGCCACCCAAATGACATTAAAAATACTGCCTTCTCATTTGAGGGAAAGATCTATGCAGCGGCTACAGATAAG GATGATTACATGCGGACAATTAAGGGAAACATAATGAATTTCGACAGAAAATTCAGAATGCAGTCTGGTTCATCAGTCAATGGAACTAATACTCCAGCTCCAG CAGCTCAAGCTCTGAATCAAGTGCAATCAGTTCCCACCTCGTTGCCATATACACAGACTCCAACAAGCCAACAGTGGTTAcctcaaaacaacaacaacatccaGAGAAATCTCAACATTTTTGAGTCTTCTGGTTTGCCTAATCAGGTCTCTTCTGCGGCTCAGAACCTAAACATTCAAATGGGTGAAGGAGTTCATTCGAATCTTCTTCCCGGTTCTCAAAGACATGTTCATGGAAGGGAACAGCATCTTCCTCAGCAGCCACAGAGTTCCAACTACTTCCAGAATCAAATGGATCAACAGCTCTTGAAAGAGGAAGTACAACCTTCATACATGCAGCAACAGCATCACCAGCCAACTCTGTTAAAACAACCTATTCAGCAGTCCTTTCCTCAACCTTCCGCTCTTTCTAGTCTACCACCATCAGGCCAACAAAACTCTCAGTTCTTGTCAAGACAAAATCAGTTTCCGACCCAGCGGGTCCATTCTAGTCACCATCAACAGCAGATGCATGTGCCATCTCAGGAACAGAAACGACAAGAACGAGAGCAACTCACTAGCCACCTGATGAATGGTCAAGACACGCAGCAGAATCATCTAACATCTCAACAAAACAATGGAGAGCAACAAAGAGCTTTTAGAGTATTTTCATCCCAGCAGAACAATATTGCTAGCTTTCAAGAAAGGCCACAACAGAATAACAACATCAAAAACCTGCACCAGCAACAACGCCTTTATTCTCACAGTAATAATGCTTCAGCCTTGCCCTCACAACAGCAGCAACATAATGTGCATGTATCAAGTTCTTTGGGGGCTCAAGGCCAAGAGGTGGGACAATCTCAACAAATGATACACCAAAAATACCAACCACAACATACTATGCACCAGACTCAAAACAGAATCTCACAGCAACCTTTAGATGATACACAAAGGTTTCAAGCATCAGGTTCTTTGCTCCAGACCCAACAGAATCAGCCATATCAATTACAGAGAACCTCTCCAGCAAACACATCTA catcTCAAGATTCTACAGGCCAGACGGTAAATGCTAGTGGTGGTGGTGACTGGCAGGAGGAGACCTATCAGAAG ATAAAAGCCCTCAAGGAGAAGTATATACTTGTAGTTAGTGCACTGTTCCAAAAATTATCTAATAAATTGCGAGAG ATCGATGCTCATCCTCAACAAAAGATCCAACATGGCCATATGGAAAAGCTAAGGGCGACCAAAGCAACGTTGAAACTAGTTCTTGTGTTCTTAAATGTCCCCAGGAATGCTATTACAGAGAGTCACAGAGAAAAGTTTAGTATCTATGAGGAACAGTTATTGAGGTTCGTTAAGCATAACCAGACCGTGACTAGGAGGCCAatgcagcagcaacaacaagtGCATCTCCCTCCTCCTCAGACACATCAAACACCATTACAATCCCAAAGTGGTCATCAAGTCTTCCATGTGCCGCAGTCGTCTACAGTATCTAACCTTACCACCTCACATACAGCAATGCCTCATTCGTCGCAGACAAGGCCTACGATGGAACCAAAAGAGGAGACCAACATTATGACGTTACCTGCAAGTAATCCTCAGCCTAGTATGTTTCAGCAGAAGCAGTTTCATCATCTCCCTATGCAACAAAGGCAGCAGCAACAACCACAAACGAACCATCAGCAGCTTCATATGCCTAAAATTGAGATGAATGATGTGAGGATGAGTCAAAGGGTCAACAACAAAGCTGGTTTGCGTCAGCGCCACCTTGCAAAGCCACTGTCTTCTCCTCAGTTGGTGGACCAGCAGATTCTTCCCCCAACATTCAACAAAAATGGAACCTCATCACAGTCTGGTGGCTCTCCCTTTGTTGCACCTTCCTTTGCTCCATCTCCAAATCTTGGTGATCCTGAAAACCCTATATCCGTTGAGTCACCTTCCTCACATGATTACCAACTCCAACCAGCAGCTCAGGAGCAACCTCAGGAGCCACACGCAGAACGGCCTATTGATCGTCTGATAAAAGCT TTTCAATCATCATCACCGGAGTCCTTGGCACAGTCGATTAGTGAGATGAGCTCTGTCATCAGTTTGACAGATAGGCTTGCTGGTTCTGTCCAGTCCATCGGAGGATCTAGAGCTCGTGTACCTCAGGATTTGAGTGAGAGGACAAGGTTGCGTTTGCAACGAGGAGAAACCAATCCTACTAATAAGAGATTCAAGCGGTCAATCACCACTCAGCCTATAGATATCACATCAGAAACTGAAAGCTACAAACAGTTCAGTAGCTTGGAGTCTGAAGTTGACTCCACTGCATCATCTGGCTCAAAAGCTAACAAGATTGAG CCTGGCTTGGCCCTCTTGCAAGAGATCATGGAAGTAAATGGGAGACTTGTAGAGACAATGGTAAGCATATGCAGTGAAGATGTTGGTCCAAGTGAAGTTACTACAGGAACAATAGTCATGTGTTCTTATGCCCCTGTGGCTCTCTGTGACACATTCCAAGCTCTTTACAAGTCAGGACATGTA TCACAGATTCAGCCGTTACGCTTACTAGTTCCTGACAACTACCCACATTCACCAATTCTTATTGAAAACATCCCCTTTGACTCTAG TGTAAACAAACATGAGGATTTGTCCGCGAGAACAAGATCAAGGTTTGGTTTGTCTATGAAGGAGTTTTCAGAACCGATGTCTTTAACTGAAATAGCTCAAGCTTGGGATGCTTGTGCGAGAGCGACGATGGCCGAGTACGCTGAGAGGCATGGTGAAGGCACTTTCAGCTCCAAGTATGGTCATTGGGAACCTGTTTTGAGAGCTTCATGA
- the LOC125590627 gene encoding secreted RxLR effector protein 161-like, with protein sequence MQSPRESHGEAVKHLIQYIKGTTEYGLFFKRDGTTEITGYSDSSHNIDVDDGRSTTGFMFYLGTSPITCTSCKQPTVALSSCEAEFMAATEAAKQAIWLKELMVEIMNKEDKKVVLKIDNKSAIALTKNPVFHGRSKHILSKYHFIRECVEFDFIEVKHVPGVEQKADILTKPLARIKF encoded by the coding sequence ATGCAGAGTCCAAGAGAGAGTCATGGAGAAGCAGTGAAGCATCTAATACAATACATAAAGGGCACTACAGAGTATGGTCTCTTCTTCAAACGGGATGGAACAACGGAGATTACAGGTTACAGTGACAGCAGCCATAACATAGACGTTGATGATGGAAGAAGCACTACAGGGTTTATGTTCTACCTAGGAACATCGCCGATCACGTGTACATCGTGCAAGCAACCCACAGTGGCACTCTCTTCATGTGAGGCGGAGTTCATGGCAGCTACGGAAGCTGCAAAACAAGCAATATGGTTAAAGGAGTTGATGGTCGAGATCATgaacaaagaagacaagaaggtcGTGTTGAAGATTGACAACAAGTCAGCGATAGCCCTCACCAAGAACCCGGTGTTTCACGGTAGAAGCAAACACATACTCTCGAAGTACCATTTCATTCGAGAATGTGTGGAGTTCGACTTTATCGAAGTGAAGCACGTACCTGGAGTGGAGCAGAAGGCAGACATACTCACTAAGCCATTGGCAAGGATCAAGTTCTAA